The nucleotide sequence CATGGTCCGACCCTATGGCAGAGACAATTCATTATCATCATCGGCACTTGGTAAATTCCCGCGCCGGCATATGTTCTCGTGCGGGTTGCAGTCCCCACCATGCCAATGAGAAGTGAGGTTTTCGATGCCTGAAACATTTGTCGTCCAGCGCGAGACCCAGATCGCCGCACCGCGCGCCAGCGTGTTCGCCTTCCTGACGGACCCTGAGAAGATCGTGCAATGGATGGGCACCGAGGCCGTGACGGAGATGCATCCGGGCGGGCTTTACCTGCTGAAGGGCGTCGGCAGCGCGACGGCGCGCGGCACGTTCCGCGAGGTGGTGCCGGTGCATCGCCTTGCCTACAGTTTTGGCTGGGAAGGCAATGACGAGGTGCCACCGGGATCAGGCCTGATCGAGATCGACCTGATCGAACAGGACGGCGGCACGTTGCTGCGCATGACCCATAGCGGGCTTCCCAGCGCGGCGCATCAGGCGAGCCATGCCAAGGGTTGGATCCATTATATCGGCAGGCTGACCAAGGTGGCTGCCGGCCAGGATCCCGGCCCCGATCGCGGGCCGAACGGCACCCGCAACGCGTGAGGATCGTATCGGTCAAGACGATCAGTCCTCTTTCTTCAACACGGTCACGTGGAGACGGCGGCGGATTTCCATCCCCTGCCGCCGGTAGAGCGCGATGGCCGAGTGATTGCTGGTGAAGACGTGCAGGAAGGGAATTTCTCCGCGCGACACAATCTGGCGGGAGATGGCGGATAGCAGCATCTGCCCATAGCCGCGGCCGCGGTGAGATGGATGCACGCAGACGGCGGTCATCTCGGTGTAGTGGGCGGGCTTCATCCGCTCGCCCGCCATCGCGACAAGCTGGCCGTCGACGCGGATGCCGAGGAACGTACCGAGCTCACGGGTCCGCGCGCTGAACGGGCCGGGCTTGGTGAGCGCCGTCAGTTCGATCATCGCTGGAACGTCGTCGGCACCGAGGGTAACGATGTCGACGCCGATGGTCGGCGTTTCGACCGGCGTTCCGATCATCTGCTCGCCGGTGTCCGCCAGCGCGATCTTGAATCCGGCAGGCGGCTTCACGGCATCCGGCGTGAACAGCACGGCGATGTCCCGCGGCGACATCAGCGCGCCAAGCGCTGCAAAGCTTTCGGGCGACATGTCCGCCGTGGCGGCGAACGGCGTGATCTCTGTCGGAAAGCGCCGTGCACGGGCGTCGCCTTCGGCCAACGCCTGCTGCGTGGTGGTCAGCGCGGTCCAGATCGGATAATCGAGCGGATGGTTTGCGTCGGGGACAGACATCGGACTGCTTTCATTCTCACCCAATTGCACGACAACGCTAGCGGTAATCGCTGAGCTCGGCCACCTTGCCGCCCTCCCGGACCTCGGCCGTGTAGCGCCAGATGTCCGGCCGCGAGCCGTCGATGTCCGTAAAGCCATAGTGGCGGGCGAGTTCGCCGGAGCTCACCGATTTCTGATTCCACTTGCCGCGATCCGGATCGGCGGCGAGCGCGGCCACGGCGCGGCCGACATAGCGTGGCGATTCCGACAGCGCGAAATCGGGCGGCGCCTGGTGCCGGCCTTCCCTCGCCGTCAGCGCCTCGCGCCAGTTCGTTTCGCGGACACCGAAATTCTCCAGCATCATTTCCGAGCGCAGCCAGCCCGGCGTGATCGCAACCGCCGTGGCCCCATGCGGCGCGAGTTCATGGCCTTGCGAGAACGCCAGACGGTTCACGCTCTGCTTGACGAGGTCATAGAACACGGAGATCCGATAGTGCTGCGCGTTGTAGTCGGCGGTGCCGTCGGTGACTTCGACGAGCAGGCCGCCGGGCTGCGCGACCAGCAGCGGCAACAGATAATGCGACGTCACCAGATGCGTCTCGATGCCGAGCCGCAGAATCCGCAAGCCTTTCTGCAGGTCGAGCTTCCAGATCGGCGTATTCCATTGCGGCGGCCCACCTTTCAGTACTTCGGCACCCCAGATGTCGTTGACGAGCATATCGATGCGGCCGTACTCGCCACGGATACGTTCGGCCAACGCCGCGACCTGCGCCGGTTCGAGATGGTCGACCGCGATGGCGATGCCCTTGCCGCCCAGCCCGGCCACAAGCTCGGCGGTCTCCTCGATCGTCTCGTGCCGGTCATAGTCGGATCGCGTTGGCGCACCGGCGCGCGTGCTGCGGCCGGTGCAGATCACCGTCGCGCCGGCCTCGCCGAGCGCTGTGGCGATGCCGCGGCCAGCGCCGCGCGTCGCGCCTGCCACGACGGCGATACGTCCGCGAAGCGAGCCCTTCTCTGCCACGCCATTCATTGCAGCTTCCCCTTCACGCGTCGCCGGAGGCCGACCACATCGAAGCGCCGTCGAGCGCTCCGTCACGCCTCCTCCGCCGTCGCCTTGATCAGATTGTCGCGCAACGTGACGACATTTTCCTGCAGCCGCGCGAACTCGTCCGGCTTGAGTCCGGTCGAGGCCACGAGGTTCATGTGCATGCCCTTCTCGCGCAACCGCCGGCCGGCCTCGGTAAGGCTGACGCGCACCTGCCGCTCGTCCGCGGGATCGCGCTGGCGGCGCAGATAACCCATCGACTCCAGCTTTTTCAGGATCGGCGTCAGCGTGTTGGATTCCAGGAACATCTTTTCGCCAAGCTCGCTCACCGTCTGGCCGTCCCGCTCCCACAACGCCACGATCGCGATCCATTGCGGATAGGTCAGGCCGAGATCGTCGAGGCCCTTCCGGTAGGCCCGGCCGAAGGCGAGGTTGGCCGAGTAGATCGCAAAGCAGAGGAAATCGCCAAGTCGCCGGTCGGCCCCCGGCGGTTTCGCCTTCTGGCCGGCCTTTGAATTATCTCGGGAATTGTCCCTGGAACCCGCCGCCTGGGCGGATTTGGGATCATCATTCGGTTTCATGGGGGTCGTCCTTTTCGACACGAACATGTGAAGTCTCGCATCCATATATATCGCATCCGATTAAATCGGAAGGGTTGACAGTTGGGCTCCACCGGCATTTATAGGACGTACACGAATATATCGTACACGATCTAATCAGAGGAGAGAGCCATGACCACCACATCTGCAAACCAGACGTCGAATGCGCCGGCGATTGACCTCAAGCTCGAAATCGTCGTCATCCCGGTCTCTGACGTCGAACGCGCCAAGCAGTTTT is from Bradyrhizobium sp. AZCC 2176 and encodes:
- a CDS encoding SRPBCC family protein, with the translated sequence MPETFVVQRETQIAAPRASVFAFLTDPEKIVQWMGTEAVTEMHPGGLYLLKGVGSATARGTFREVVPVHRLAYSFGWEGNDEVPPGSGLIEIDLIEQDGGTLLRMTHSGLPSAAHQASHAKGWIHYIGRLTKVAAGQDPGPDRGPNGTRNA
- a CDS encoding MarR family winged helix-turn-helix transcriptional regulator, coding for MKPNDDPKSAQAAGSRDNSRDNSKAGQKAKPPGADRRLGDFLCFAIYSANLAFGRAYRKGLDDLGLTYPQWIAIVALWERDGQTVSELGEKMFLESNTLTPILKKLESMGYLRRQRDPADERQVRVSLTEAGRRLREKGMHMNLVASTGLKPDEFARLQENVVTLRDNLIKATAEEA
- a CDS encoding GNAT family N-acetyltransferase, encoding MSVPDANHPLDYPIWTALTTTQQALAEGDARARRFPTEITPFAATADMSPESFAALGALMSPRDIAVLFTPDAVKPPAGFKIALADTGEQMIGTPVETPTIGVDIVTLGADDVPAMIELTALTKPGPFSARTRELGTFLGIRVDGQLVAMAGERMKPAHYTEMTAVCVHPSHRGRGYGQMLLSAISRQIVSRGEIPFLHVFTSNHSAIALYRRQGMEIRRRLHVTVLKKED
- a CDS encoding SDR family oxidoreductase, with amino-acid sequence MNGVAEKGSLRGRIAVVAGATRGAGRGIATALGEAGATVICTGRSTRAGAPTRSDYDRHETIEETAELVAGLGGKGIAIAVDHLEPAQVAALAERIRGEYGRIDMLVNDIWGAEVLKGGPPQWNTPIWKLDLQKGLRILRLGIETHLVTSHYLLPLLVAQPGGLLVEVTDGTADYNAQHYRISVFYDLVKQSVNRLAFSQGHELAPHGATAVAITPGWLRSEMMLENFGVRETNWREALTAREGRHQAPPDFALSESPRYVGRAVAALAADPDRGKWNQKSVSSGELARHYGFTDIDGSRPDIWRYTAEVREGGKVAELSDYR